The Nodosilinea sp. FACHB-141 genome has a segment encoding these proteins:
- a CDS encoding O-methyltransferase: MSFSGTSSTPPPRPITPVTIAAHHLEKAIALLPQVTDNPGDLSTHLQKALLLIAGLDGYLERSTTPESPALTQIAQKTQHEPWQAKFEGGETEQQLEQEMLTGHLEGQALKMFVRMTGAKRILDIGMFTGYSALAMAEGLPDDGRMIACEIDPYAARFAQNLFEQSPHGHKIDVKLGPASDTLDQLIADQASFDFAFIDANKAGYVNYYEKLIGTNLLAPNGYICADNTLFLGEVYLAESERSDTAQAIAHFNQIVADDPRTEQVLLPVRDGLTLIRRV, from the coding sequence ATGAGCTTCAGCGGCACCAGTTCCACACCTCCACCCCGCCCCATTACTCCCGTAACCATTGCAGCTCACCATTTGGAGAAGGCGATCGCCCTGTTGCCCCAGGTGACAGATAATCCTGGCGATTTAAGCACCCATCTTCAAAAAGCACTGCTGCTAATTGCCGGGTTGGATGGCTATCTGGAGCGATCGACCACACCCGAATCGCCTGCTTTGACGCAGATTGCTCAAAAAACGCAGCACGAACCCTGGCAAGCAAAATTTGAGGGCGGGGAAACGGAACAACAGCTAGAGCAGGAAATGCTAACTGGGCATCTAGAAGGGCAAGCCTTGAAGATGTTTGTGCGCATGACCGGGGCAAAGCGAATTCTGGATATTGGAATGTTTACCGGATACTCGGCCCTAGCAATGGCAGAGGGCTTACCCGATGATGGTCGTATGATTGCCTGCGAAATTGACCCCTACGCCGCCCGATTTGCCCAAAATTTGTTTGAGCAATCGCCCCACGGACACAAGATCGATGTCAAATTAGGGCCTGCCTCCGATACCCTGGACCAGCTGATTGCCGACCAGGCAAGCTTTGATTTTGCCTTTATTGATGCGAACAAGGCGGGCTACGTGAATTACTACGAAAAGCTGATTGGCACCAATTTACTGGCCCCCAATGGCTATATCTGTGCGGACAACACCCTGTTTTTGGGAGAAGTTTACCTAGCAGAATCAGAGCGATCGGATACTGCTCAGGCGATCGCCCACTTTAACCAGATTGTGGCTGATGATCCCCGGACCGAACAGGTACTCCTCCCGGTGCGGGACGGGCTCACGCTCATTCGTCGAGTTTGA
- a CDS encoding sedoheptulose 7-phosphate cyclase, whose amino-acid sequence MSNIQAQFSANSAGFQVEAYEKIELNFQFVERLFDIHQPELASYYTSLKRCLAIVDDTVNQLYGSQLQQYFQYYGVELTVFPVSIKEPDKTIATWQTIIDAFCRFNLLRKEPVLVIGGGLVTDVAGFACAAYRRSTNYIRIPTTLIGLIDAGIAIKVAVNHGKLKNRLGAYHAPKATFLNFSFLRTLPVDQIRNGMAELVKVAVVSNRQVFDLLDRYGEELLYTHFGYRNENSSLQKIGHQVNYESIKTMLELETPNLHELMLDRVIAYGHTWSPTLELTPEPPLLHGHAVNIDMAFSATLAARRGYITSAERDRILGLMSRLGLALDHPSLDIELLWKANQSITLTRDGLLRAAVPHPIGKCHFVNDLTREELEATLEEHKTLCVDYPRAGDGIDAYVKPEESFAKPVPSLVGGKV is encoded by the coding sequence ATGAGCAATATTCAGGCGCAGTTTTCTGCCAATTCAGCCGGTTTTCAAGTCGAAGCTTACGAGAAGATCGAACTCAATTTTCAGTTTGTTGAACGGTTATTCGATATTCATCAACCTGAATTAGCAAGTTATTACACGTCACTCAAGCGGTGTCTTGCAATTGTAGACGATACCGTTAACCAGTTATACGGTTCCCAACTGCAGCAATACTTTCAGTACTATGGAGTTGAATTAACGGTCTTTCCGGTCTCTATTAAAGAGCCTGATAAGACTATCGCAACTTGGCAAACTATCATTGATGCCTTTTGCCGCTTTAATCTTTTACGTAAAGAACCTGTTTTGGTAATTGGTGGTGGTTTGGTGACAGATGTAGCAGGGTTTGCCTGTGCTGCCTATCGCCGGAGCACAAACTATATTCGGATTCCGACTACGTTGATTGGTTTGATTGATGCCGGAATTGCCATCAAAGTGGCGGTCAATCACGGTAAGTTGAAAAACCGTTTGGGGGCTTACCATGCCCCGAAAGCAACCTTCCTCAATTTTTCATTTCTGCGGACGTTGCCCGTCGATCAAATTCGCAATGGCATGGCAGAACTGGTTAAGGTTGCTGTCGTCTCCAATCGGCAAGTATTTGACCTGCTCGATCGCTACGGTGAAGAGCTGTTATACACCCACTTTGGCTACCGCAATGAGAATAGTTCCCTGCAAAAGATTGGGCATCAGGTGAACTACGAATCGATCAAAACCATGCTGGAGCTAGAAACTCCTAATCTGCATGAGTTGATGCTCGATCGCGTGATTGCCTATGGTCATACCTGGAGCCCAACCTTAGAACTCACGCCAGAGCCACCGCTACTCCACGGTCATGCCGTCAACATTGACATGGCATTTTCCGCCACCCTTGCCGCCCGTCGGGGTTATATTACGTCGGCAGAGCGCGATCGCATTTTAGGATTAATGAGTCGTTTGGGATTAGCTCTGGATCATCCTAGTTTAGATATTGAACTGCTTTGGAAAGCTAATCAATCCATTACCCTCACCCGTGATGGTTTATTGCGGGCCGCGGTTCCCCATCCCATTGGGAAATGCCACTTCGTCAATGATTTAACCCGTGAGGAACTGGAAGCAACCCTGGAAGAACACAAGACTCTCTGTGTCGATTATCCCCGAGCAGGAGATGGCATTGATGCCTACGTGAAGCCAGAAGAGAGCTTCGCTAAACCCGTTCCTTCCCTGGTGGGAGGTAAAGTATGA